In one window of Bemisia tabaci chromosome 6, PGI_BMITA_v3 DNA:
- the Pop4 gene encoding ribonuclease P protein subunit p29, whose translation MSTNSKRSNWNEPLPPDVKQGSKCFNPDALKTHTENLEEREKALIKYACKTVTIETIDTIKAGLERRQGFKYTKRKRVDEPTKNKTSLSISKKRQLGLYSLPRNTISYADALPMHQLWLEYIQPFLPNMKVKPNVEQRLKFFKQEYIGAMIEVVRSKCPSLVGLRGIVIFETKFTFKIVCEDDISKIIPKASCVFSVIIDKVCLTIYGNYFVVRPAERINKKIKQKVLFDL comes from the exons ATGTCCACAAATTCCAAAAGAAGTA attggaATGAACCACTTCCTCCAGACGTGAAACAGGGATCAAAATGTTTTAATCCAGATGCACTAAAAACGCACACTGAAAACTTGGAGGAGCGCGAAAAAGCACTTATCAAGTATGCTTGTAAGACTGTCACCATTGAAACGATAGATACCATCAAAGCTGGTTTAGAAAGA AGACAAGGATTTAAATATACCAAGAGGAAAAGAGTGGATGAACCAACAAAAAACAAGACTTCATTATCAATATCAAAGAAGCGTCAATTAGGACTCTACAGCCTGCCGAGGAACACCATTAGCTATGCAGATGCTCTACCTATGCACCAGTTATGGTTAGAATACATTCAGCCGTTTTTACCAAACATGAAAGTGAAGCCTAACGT agAGCAGCGATTGAAATTCTTCAAGCAAGAATATATTGGAGCCATGATTGAAGTTGTTCGGTCAAAGTGTCCTTCTCTTGTCGGTCTCCGAggaatagttatttttgaaacaaaattcacttttaaaattgtttgtgAAGATGATATCTCCAAAA tAATACCCAAAGCATCCTGCGTTTTTTCAGTTATCATCGACAAAGTTTGCCTCACTATTTATGGGAATTATTTCGTTGTCAGACCAGCTGAGAGGATTAACAAGAAAATCAAACAGAAAGTACTGTTTGacctgtaa
- the LOC109036481 gene encoding uncharacterized protein, producing MTRFARAKGSKASNEKLPEPSTPWGELRKQMQALSSKQNPLEKSDSEESTSSSDEDEQSSAKPTVDQPEEKVWAELSATKEKETESEYDDFLVDDGTTCGNSSILLLNQSQSSENGDSKPDFNSKISSEKLGNGPFNNRSKNFEPSGFKKTNSNGIISRGDDLSYTMLLNGEVTKVVNFEGFNIKEVDAKRLYELRKKLYQEKKIPHGEIVRTIQLERRKAEKALQREMKNVCYNCRKSGHFVQDCPEYKKSVNEPTVETGICYKCGSTEHTSHECRLKHGSFRFAKCFICNEQGHISRECPDNPRGIYPKGGACKGCGDVTHFAKDCPVLIHKKEKKPFTLGTLNNNDIEALDDNFGSSSSQPRHDKKRRHSGMKSFYRQKRLKKSHF from the coding sequence ATGACCCGTTTTGCCCGTGCCAAAGGCTCCAAAGCGTCCAATGAGAAGTTACCTGAGCCCAGCACTCCATGGGGAGAGTTGCGTAAGCAGATGCAGGCATTATCAAGCAAGCAGAACCCTCTGGAAAAATCTGACTCTGAAGAAAGCACGAGCTCTAGTGATGAAGATGAACAAAGCTCAGCCAAACCCACCGTCGATCAACCTGAAGAGAAAGTTTGGGCAGAATTATCTGCCACCAAAGAGAAAGAAACAGAAAGTGAGTATGATGATTTCTTGGTTGATGATGGGACTACTTGCGGCAACTCTTCAATTCTTCTGTTAAATCAATCGCAAAGCAGTGAAAATGGAGACAGTAAGCCAgattttaattctaaaattaGTTCAGAGAAACTAGGAAATGGACCATTCAATAACCGCTCAAAGAATTTTGAGCCCTCTGGTTTCAAAAAAACAAACTCAAATGGCATCATAAGTCGTGGAGACGACTTAAGTTATACCATGCTTCTAAATGGGGAGGTGACAAAAGTAGTCAATTTTGAGGGGTTCAATATTAAAGAGGTAGATGCAAAAAGATTGTATgaactaagaaaaaaactttaccaagaaaaaaaaattccacatgGTGAAATAGTCCGAACCATTCAGCTAGAACGTAGAAAAGCTGAGAAAGCTCTTCAGCGAGAAATGAAGAATGTCTGTTACAACTGCCGCAAGTCCGGTCATTTTGTACAAGACTGTCCTGAGTACAAAAAGTCTGTCAATGAGCCTACTGTAGAAACTGGTATCTGTTACAAGTGCGGGTCAACAGAACACACTAGCCACGAGTGTCGTTTGAAACATGGCAGTTTTCGTTTcgctaaatgtttcatttgtAATGAGCAAGGCCATATTTCTCGTGAGTGTCCTGATAACCCTCGCGGTATCTATCCAAAAGGAGGGGCATGCAAAGGGTGCGGAGATGTAACGCACTTTGCCAAAGACTGCCCAGTTCTAAtccacaaaaaagaaaagaaaccatTTACACTTGGAACGTTGAATAACAATGATATTGAAGCTTTAGACGATAATTTTGGTTCATCATCATCTCAGCCTAGGCATGATAAGAAAAGGAGGCATTCTGGCATGAAAAGTttttatagacaaaaaagacttAAGAAGTCACACTTTTAG